One window from the genome of Roseofilum capinflatum BLCC-M114 encodes:
- a CDS encoding vWA domain-containing protein has product MNMPPDIERLVSGCLLRLRMKSPFFATLALFTNISVTKTVPTAATNGKDIFLNADFFRGLSVPEMDGVFLHEVLHAALRHVIRRGTREPLVWNIAADIVVNGMVLQQAGIAGIALPPGHIRDMSLEDLSVEEVYELLCKQAKSYGLGDRDLLDPDGSGTLSQDQKTTLETYWQAAMHKAMTIAKTQNAGKLPAGFSREWDSLKEAQLDWRSHLWRYLVKTPTDFQGFDRRFIGRGLYLETLEGETVHVFVAVDTSGSIGGEELSLFMSEIKGILGSYPHLKCELYYADADVYGPYTLDKTGPLPKPVGGGGTSFCPFFEKIENRENWHDSRVCVYLTDGYGNFPNPAPDYPVLWVVTPGGLDLSHFPFGEAVRLLSTG; this is encoded by the coding sequence ATGAATATGCCTCCCGATATTGAACGACTCGTCAGTGGGTGTTTGTTGCGGTTGCGGATGAAGTCTCCGTTTTTTGCGACTCTAGCTTTGTTTACGAATATCTCAGTTACGAAAACTGTGCCTACAGCAGCGACGAATGGTAAGGATATTTTCCTGAATGCTGATTTTTTTCGGGGTTTATCGGTTCCAGAAATGGATGGGGTGTTCTTGCATGAAGTGCTTCATGCTGCGTTGCGCCATGTGATTCGTCGGGGTACGCGGGAACCTCTGGTGTGGAATATTGCGGCGGATATTGTGGTGAATGGGATGGTGCTTCAACAAGCGGGTATAGCGGGTATAGCGTTGCCACCCGGACATATTCGCGATATGTCTCTGGAGGATTTGAGTGTGGAGGAGGTTTATGAGTTATTGTGCAAGCAGGCGAAAAGCTATGGGTTGGGCGATCGCGATTTGTTAGATCCAGACGGTTCAGGGACTCTATCCCAAGACCAGAAAACGACCTTAGAGACCTATTGGCAAGCAGCGATGCATAAGGCGATGACGATCGCCAAAACCCAAAACGCAGGCAAGCTTCCGGCCGGTTTTTCGCGGGAATGGGATAGCCTGAAGGAAGCGCAGTTAGATTGGCGATCGCATCTTTGGCGCTATCTCGTAAAAACTCCGACCGATTTTCAAGGCTTCGATCGCCGGTTCATCGGTCGCGGTCTATACTTAGAAACCCTAGAGGGAGAAACCGTGCATGTATTTGTCGCAGTGGACACCAGTGGCTCCATTGGCGGTGAAGAACTCAGCCTATTCATGAGTGAAATCAAGGGAATTCTCGGATCGTATCCCCATCTCAAATGTGAATTATATTATGCCGATGCTGACGTTTACGGCCCCTATACCCTAGATAAAACCGGCCCATTACCCAAACCCGTCGGCGGTGGCGGAACCTCATTTTGTCCCTTTTTCGAGAAGATTGAAAACCGTGAAAATTGGCACGATAGTCGCGTCTGTGTCTATCTGACGGATGGTTACGGGAACTTTCCCAACCCCGCTCCCGACTATCCAGTGTTGTGGGTGGTGACTCCAGGCGGATTAGACTTAAGTCACTTTCCGTTTGGGGAAGCCGTGCGCTTGTTATCCACTGGATGA